CGCATTCTCTCTTCTCCTTTCTCCCCGAAAGCTTTCGGGGATTTTGTTTTTTCCATAGGAGAGAGAGGATAGCCCTTTACTTTTTATCCTTCAATCACTTTTGCATAAAATATTTTACATTACCCCGTTCTAACTAATTCTTCCCTTTTTACCCCAATTAGAGTAATATTTGGAGCATGAAAAAAGCAGTTACCACAAACAATCCAGAAGAAACAAAGTGTCTGGGTAAAAAAATAGGCAGGTTCTTAAAAGAGGGAGATGTTATTGCATTGGTTGGGAACCTAGGTGCGGGCAAGACTGTTATTGCTAATGGCTTATGCACAGGACTTGGAGTAAAGGAAGATTATATAACAAGTCCGACTTACACAATAATCAATCAATATGATGGGAGAATTCCTGTTTATCACATTGATCTATATAGATTAAATGATTCAAAAGAGCTTTACAACATAGGCTGGGATGAATATATCTATGGAAACGGAACATGTATAATAGAATGGGCAGATAAGGCAGCTGAGATGTTACCTGAAGAATATCTAATGGTAAACATAGAAGTAACTGGAAAGGATAAGAGAAAAATAACTTTACAGGCAAAAGGAGTGTCATATAAAAATCTACTGGAAAGAGTGAAATAAAATGAGAATACTTGGTATTGAAACCGCTACTAATGTCTGCAGTGTGTGTATACTGGAGAATTCCCAGCTTATAGCGGAATACACAACGAATATAACAAAAACACATTCACAGCGTCTTATGCCAATGATAAAACATGTTCTTGCAAATGTCGAATTAATCCCAAAGGATATAGGAGCTATTGCTGTTTCAATAGGACCAGGGTCTTTTACTGGGATTAGAATAAGTATTAGTGCAGCAAAAGGAATAGCAGTGGCACTTAACATTCAAACAGTTGGAGTTTCTACATTGGATGGAATCGCATATAACCTGATGAATTCATACACTGGCCAAGTATGTGTAATCACAGACGCAAGAAGAAAGCAAGTATATACAGCGATTTATGAAATACCAAATATGAAAAAGATGACTAGTGACATGGTCCTTCCGATTGAAGAATTGATTAAGAAAATAAAAAAGAAAACAATCTTTATCGGCAATGCATGCGCACTATATTGCAATACATTAAAAAAAGAATTGGGCGATTTGGCGGTTGTGTGTCCTTCTCATTCAGGTATTCCACGCGCTTCGAGTATTGCGTTTTTGGGTGAGAAGATATTAAAAGAAGGTAAGGGTTTGAGTCATTTTGACTTGAAACCAAATTATGTAAGATTATCGGATGCAGAAATGAAATGGAAGGAAAAGCATGGAAAAATTAAGTAAAGAATCCCTTGAGGCTCATAAAAAATTAAAAGGTAAGATTGAAATAAAGAGCAAGATTAAACTAAACAACATTCATGACTTAAGCATTGCCTATACTCCCGGAGTTGCAGAACCATGCAGGCAAATCTTCAGAAATAGGGAGAAGATTTATGACCTTACCTCAAAATGGAACACAATAGCTATTGTTACTGATGGAAGCGCTGTTTTAGGCTTAGGCAATATTGGAGCAGATGCATCTTTGCCTGTTATGGAAGGGAAAGCTGTTCTTTTCAAACAATTTGGAGGGGTAGATGCTTTTCCTATATGCATAAACTCACAAGACACTGATGAAATAGTAAAAACAGTGAGACTAATTTCTCCAGCTTTTGGAGGAATTAATCTTGAGGATATATCAGCCCCAAGATGTTTTATCATAGAAGAAAAACTTAAAAGAGAGCTAGACATTCCTGTATTTCATGATGATCAGCATGGAACAGCAGTTGTTGTGTATGCTGCATTGCTTAATGCCTTAAAATTAGTTAGCAGACAAATAGACAAAATAAAAGTTGTTATTCTTGGAGCAGGAGCAGCTGGGATTGCCATCTCAAAGTTGCTTACTAACGCAGGATGCAGGAATATTCTTATATGCGATAGAGCAGGCATAATACACAAAAACAGAGAAGGCAATATGAATTTTGCAAAGAAGGAGATTTCGAAAATTACGAACCCTGAGAACTTATCAGGAACTCTGGCAGATGCTACAGTTGGAGCTGATGTCTTTATAGGAGTATCAGGCCCTGAACTGGTCACAGGAGAGATGATCAGCAAGATGAATAAAGAGGCAGTTGTTTTTGCCATGTCAAATCCCGTTCCTGAAATCGCACCTGAAGAGGCTAAGCGGGCTGGAGCAAGGATTATTGGAACAGGTCGCAGCGATCTGCCAAACCAGATTAATAATGTACTTGCTTTTCCAGGAATATTCAGAGGCGCGTTGGATGTAAGAGCGTCAGATATAAACGAAGATATGAAAATAGCGGCTGCAGAGGCATTATCAAGCTTAATATCAAATAAAGAATTACATGACGATTACATAATTGTTAATCCTTTTGATAAAAGAATAAAAAGCGCTGTTTCCAAAGCCGTTGCAAAAGCAGCTAGGGCCAGTGGTGTTGCAAGGAAGTAAATATGAAATACCGCACTATTGCACAGATTAACCTGAAAGCTATAGGGCATAACATTGCCCGGATAAGAAAAATAGTTGGTAAAGATAGAAAAATTCTTGCGGCAGTTAAGGCGAATGCTTATGGGCACGGAGATGCAGAGGCAGCAAAAACCGCAGCAGAATACGGAGTTAGCTATCTTGGTGTTGCCAATATTGAAGAAGCTATCCACCTGCGCAGAGCGGATATAAATATACCGATTTTAATACTTGGCTGTTCATTTAAATATGAAATAGGGGACATCCTTTCATATAATATAAGTCCAACTATAGCAGACATGGACTTTGCAGAAGCATTGAATAGAAAAGCAACAGAGTTCCCTAATAAAGTAGCAGTACATGTTAAAATTGATACCGGGATGGGACGGATAGGTTCATGCTTTGAACATGCTGTAGATTTTGTAAAAGAGCTCGCTAAATTAGAAAACCTGTTCTTAGAGGGTATATTTACACATTTTCCTTCTTCTGATGAAGCTGATAAAAGTTTCAGTCTGCTTCAAATAAAGCGGTTCAAAGATATTCTGGATAAACTAGAAACCTCAGGGGTCTCAATCCCTATAAAACATATGGCAAACAGTGGAGCCATTCTCTCTAAAAATATTCATGACAGTTTTTTTGATATGGTCCGCCCTGGCTTAATGCTCTATGGAGCATATCCATCACCTTATGTTTCCAATGACATCAAGCTTGAACCAGCTTTGACATTAAAAACAAGGGTTGTTTTTATAAAAGATGTGAAACAAGGTTCTACAATCAGCTATGGAAGAACCCATATAACAAAGTCAAAAGCAAGGCTTGCTGCAATACCAATTGGATATGGCGATGGATACAGCAGATTACTTTCAAACAAAGGAGAGGTGCTGATAAAAGGCAAAAGAGCTCCGATTGTGGGAAGAGTTTGTATGGATCAGTCAATAGTAGATGTGAGTAAAATCCCTGAGGTATGCGTGGGAGATGAAGTTGTTTTAATTGGCAAGCAGGGACGGGGGCAAATAAGTGCTGAGGAAATTGCAGAAAAAATAGGCACAATACCTAATGAAGTATTCTGTATGATTAGTAAAAGAGTTCCGAGAGTATATATTAATAAGGAGTCAAAAGATAAACCATGAAAAAATGCGTTATGGCTTTTGGAGCACATTCTGACGACATAGAGATACAATGCGGAGGAACGTTATTAAAGTTTAAATCTAAAGGGTATGAGTTAATATATGTTGTGGTTACAACGAATGATATGGGATTTTCTCATGGATATAAAGAAAACATTGAGGTAAGAAGAAAGGAAGCAGAAAAAGGAGCAAAGTTTTTGGGAGCAATGCCGTTATTTCTTAATTTTAAAAAGTTTGATATTGCAAATGATAAAAATAAAATTGTTAGCTTTATTGAGGATTCTAATATATTTAACAAATGGAAAAAGCTTCCAGGACGAGAGCCAATTTCAGTAGCTTTTTTCATTCCAGAGTGTGTAATCGAGGTAGCTAACTTGATTGCTAAATATGAACCGGAGATTGTGTTAACTCATAGTCCAGATGATATACACCCCGATCATCATTCTACATCTGTATTGGTATACAGGGCGTTTAAAGAGGCATCAGAAAAGATGAAATTAGGTAGTTTGTATCTCTGGGGTCCTGGTTCATGGGGATTCATAACGGAATTTAACCCAGATATATTTATAGATATAAGTAACTACATAGACAAGAAAAATGAAGCTATTTCACAACACGCCTCTCAGGCAGTAGAATGGATTAAAACATATTTTGGAGAGAGAACAGCTCGCTGGGGAAAGAAGATAGGTGTCAAGCATGCTGAAGGTTTTTACAAAGTCAAAGATATATTAACAAAAGATAAAATTTCTTATATTAATACATTGGAAAGGAGATTTTTGGAATATAAAAAAAGGAATTAGCGATGAATTTTGGAAAATATGATAAAGAATATTACTTTGATTTATCTGATACAAATCTTGAGCCATTATTTGAAGATATTAAATATGTATGGGAGATTTTTCCAAAGATAAAAGAATGGATTGCAAAAAATTTAGTGAGCGAGATTAAAGGACACGTTCAAAGCAATGCATTTATAGGTAAAGATGTTTTTGTAGGTAATGGTACAGTTGTTGAATCAGGTGCTTATATAAAGGGACCAGCTATAATTGGGGAAAATGCAGTTATACGGCATGGAGCATACCTTAGAGAAAATTGTATAATTGAAGATAACTGCATTATTGGACATGCATCGGAGATCAAAAATTCTATAATGTTAAATGGCAGTGCTGTCTCTCATTTTGGGTATGTTGGAGATACAATACTTGGAAATGGAGTGAATTTGGCAGCAGGATGCAAGCTTTCTAATAATAAGAATGATAGCGAGGAAATCACTGTAACCATAGATGGGGAAAAATATTTTACTGGATTGAAACATTTTGGCGCGATTATAGGAGATAACACTAAAATTGGCTGCAATGCAGTCACAAATCCTGGAACATTAATAGGAAAAAACTGCACTATATATCCTTGTTCATCAATTAAGGGAATGCTTGAGTCAAATACCATAGTAAAGTTAAGACAAGAAATAGAAGTAGTAAAAAAGAGAGAAAATTTTGCGAAAAATTAGAATATTACGCATAGTTTCAAATCTAGGAGTGGGTGGTGTTCAGAAAAGAATGGTGTCGCTTTTGCCAAAACTTAACAAAGAGAGGCATGAAATTATCGTATGCAGCTTTAAATCAGGAGAATTGCAGCATTGCCTGGAACAATCCGGAATTCCAGTCCGAATAGTCCCGCGCAGATTCAAGTTTGATCCTGTTTGCATTTATAGACTGTGCTCAATCATGAAGAAAGAAAACATTGATATAGTTCATACTCACTGCCATAAACCCAACACCACAGGGAGAATCGCCGCAAAATTAGCAGGCGTGCCTGTTATAATTGCAAATGAGCATAATGTGGATAGTTGGAAAAGCAACTGGCAGCTAATCCTAGACAGATGGCTTGCTGCATACTCCGATAAAATTATTGCAGTATCAGAAGCAGTTAAAAGCTTTTATGTAGAAAATGCTAATATTTCTACTGATAAGTTTGAGGTTATCTATAATGGAGTGGATTTGGATTTTTGGCAAAGTAATATACCTACAAAGGAAATGATTTTTAAGAAAAAGACGGAATTGGGCTTACTGCAGGGCGATAAAGTAATAGTAACTATAGGCCGTCTTCATCCGCAAAAGGGACATGAATACTTATTAAGAGCAGCAAGAACGATAATCCCCAGAATGAGAAACCTAAAGTTTCTGATAGTTGGAGATGGCCCAATGAAAGATAGTTTAGAATCTGTCTCGGAAAGATTAGGCATAAAAGAGAACGTTGCCTTTACAGGTAAAAGAGACGATGTAAAAGATATACTATACCTCTCAGACATTTCAGTAGTTTCGTCTATTAGAGAAGGGTTCTCAAACGTAGTTTTAGAGTCAATGGCCTGCATCAAGCCGGTTGTTGCAACAGATGTGGGCGGCAACAAGGAGATTATCATTGATGGAGAAAATGGGTTTATTGTTCCTTCCAGAGATGAGGATGTTCTCGCAGATAGGATACTGACATTAGCTGGCAATGAAGAATTGACTAAAAAAATGGGACTTGCTGCCAAAGAGACTGTCAAAAGTTTTTCTTTAAGCCGTATGATTCACAAAACTGAAAAACTCTATGAAGAGTTGATGGATAAAAAAATATGAGACATACCCGTCAGTATTTGGGGGGGGTAACAGTAGCTGTGTGCGTAAGGTATCTGCCTAGAAGCCTAATGCTATTTTTAGGCAATATTCTTGGGGATTTTACATTCTATATACTCAGAATCAGACGAAAACAAGTTTTCAAAAATCTTAGGTTTGCTTTTGGAAATCAAAAAAGCAATATCGAATTGAAAAAGATAGCAAGGGAAATATATAAAAATCTTGGAAAAACACTTCTGGAATTTCTGCAGCTTCCGAGAATGAATGGAACAAGAATAAGAAGAATTGTTGATACATCTGAGCTATGTAAAATAGACCACATTCTAAAAAAAGGGAAAGGAGCTATCTTGCTTGGTGCGCATTTTGGAAACTGGGAACTTTTAGGCGCTGCTTTTGGGCTTTTGGGATATCCTGTAAATGTAATTGGCAGACTTTCAGATAATAGAAGAATAGGAAATGCTATTGACAGGTATAGAAGGCTTGTTGGAATGAAAGTTATTCAGAAGAATGATCCCATTAGAAAGGTGTTTCGCTCACTCAGTAATAATGAACTGGTTGCTATATTAATGGACCAAAATACGAGAAAAGATATGATTTTTGTAGATTTCTTTGGAAGACCTGCAGCTACTGCAAAAGGAATAGCTGTTTTTGCCCTGAGAACAGGAGCTCCAGTTGTTCCAGCTTTTATTGTAAGAGAGAGGAAACACCACAGAATACTTATTGGAAATCCTATATATGCGCATAGTTCTGAAAGCGCAGACAGTGATATACAGAAATATACAGCTCAATTTTCTAAGGTTATTGAATCTTATATCAGGCAATATCCTGACCAGTGGTTCTGGCTGCATAATCGCTGGAAAACCCAGCCTAAAAAATAAGTCAAATAAGAGGTGTTCTAAATGTGGGCAAAAGTTATTAAATATGTTATTGGGACACTGATTGTTATTTGTTTTCTGCATCTATATTTCAGGTATTTTGAATGGAAGAATATTTACTATGCTACTCGTGGAATTAGCAGAACTCCAGAAAGTATTGGTTTAAAGTTTGAAGATATCTTTTTTGAAACAGATGATCATGTTAAGCTGAATGGCTGGTACGTTCCTTGTGAAGGAGCAATATCAACTCTCCTTTTTTGCCATGGGAATGCTGGGAATATAAGCGACCGTCTCGACAGTATATACATATTTCATAATCTTGGTTTGAATGTTCTTATATTTGATTACAGGGGTTATGGCAAAAGCAGGGGATTCTCAACAGAAAAAGGCACTTATCTGGACGCAATGGCTGCATATAAGTGGCTTATTTCAAAGAAAAAGCCGGACGAGAATAAGATTGTTATATTTGGCCGTTCTCTAGGAGGTTCAATAGCAATTGACCTTGCGGCAAAAATTAATAAAGGCTTACTTATTTCAGAAAGTGCATTTACATCTATAATTGATATTGGTAAGGAACTTTATCCATTTCTTCCTATTAAATACTGTGCAAGCATAAAATATGACAGTATTCAAAAAATAAAAAACATAAAGATTCCAAAGCTTATAATACACTCAGAGGAGGATGAGATAATACCTTTTCCCCATGGCGAGAAACTCTTTAAGACGGCTCTTTTCCCTAAACAGTTTTATAAAATGAGCGGAGAGCATAATGATGGCTTTATAATAATGGGTAAAGAATATGAGGAGGCAATAAAAAACTTCATCAAGAAAAATTTGAAATAAGGACGGTGAAACCTGTTGAAGTTTGATATTTAATTTTGTATAATCGAGTCTAAATTAATAATCGCACTCAAAAGCTAATCAACGTAAAGGGGGAGTGTCAATGGCAACAAAGGTTGGAATCAATGGATTTGGAAGGATTGGAAGATTGGTTTTAAAGGCAGGTTTAGGTTCAAATAACCTGGAATTTGTAGCGGTAAATGACCTTACAGATGCAAAAACATTAGCGCATCTTTTCAAATATGATTCCACTTTTGGAATATTTAACGGCACTGTGGAAGCTAAGGACGATGCAATAGTTATTAATGGTAAAGAAATAAAAGTTATTGCTCAGAAAGACCCGTCTCAGCTGCCATGGAAAGCTCTTGGCGTGGAAATTGTTGTTGAATCAACGGGAAGGTTCAGAGACAAGGCACAAGCAAGCGCCCACATTCAGGCAGGAGCAAAGAAAGTAATTATATCAGCTCCGGCAACAAACGAGGATATAACAATTGTATTGGGAGTAAATGAGAATAAATACGATCCTTCTTCACATCATATTATTTCAAACGCCTCCTGCACTACGAATTGTCTGGCTCCGGTTGCAAAGGTTTTGATGGATAATTTCGGTATAACAAAGGGACTGATGACAACAATTCATTCATATACAAGTGATCAGGTTTTACTTGATTTCCCGCATAAGGATTTAAGAAGAGCAAGATCAGCGGCTGTATCAATGATTCCAACAACAACAGGAGCCGCAAAGGCTGTTGCGCTCGTTATCCCTGAATTAAAAGGCAAAGTGGACGGAATGGCTATCAGAGTTCCAACGCAAAATGTGTCTCTGGTTGATCTTGTTGCGAATACGGAGAAAAAAACAAGTGCAGAAGAGGTAAATGCCGCTTTAAAGAATGCAGCAGAGAATGGGTTGAGCAAATATCTCGAATACTGCGATGAACCTTTAGTATCAAAGGATTTTAATGGAAACAGCAAATCCTCGATTGTAGACGCACTGTGTACAAAAGTTATAGAGAGTAATATGGTTAAAGTTCTTGCATGGTATGATAATGAATGGGGTTATTCAAACAGAGTTGTTGATTTAGCTGAGTACATAATTTCAAGGCAGTAAAAAATATGAGCAAATTGTCTTTAAGAGATATAGAAGTCAAAGATAAAAAAGTTTTAATGAGGGTGGATTTTAATGTTCCTCTGGATGGTAACTGTAATATAACAGATGACACTCGCATCAAAGCAGCTTTACCGAGTATTAAGTATTTAATAGAAAAGAGAGCAAAGTTAATACTTGTTTCTCATTTAGGCCGTCCAAAGGGGAACATAATTGAGAAAATGAGATTAACT
This region of bacterium genomic DNA includes:
- the tsaE gene encoding tRNA (adenosine(37)-N6)-threonylcarbamoyltransferase complex ATPase subunit type 1 TsaE, translated to MKKAVTTNNPEETKCLGKKIGRFLKEGDVIALVGNLGAGKTVIANGLCTGLGVKEDYITSPTYTIINQYDGRIPVYHIDLYRLNDSKELYNIGWDEYIYGNGTCIIEWADKAAEMLPEEYLMVNIEVTGKDKRKITLQAKGVSYKNLLERVK
- the tsaB gene encoding tRNA (adenosine(37)-N6)-threonylcarbamoyltransferase complex dimerization subunit type 1 TsaB, which translates into the protein MRILGIETATNVCSVCILENSQLIAEYTTNITKTHSQRLMPMIKHVLANVELIPKDIGAIAVSIGPGSFTGIRISISAAKGIAVALNIQTVGVSTLDGIAYNLMNSYTGQVCVITDARRKQVYTAIYEIPNMKKMTSDMVLPIEELIKKIKKKTIFIGNACALYCNTLKKELGDLAVVCPSHSGIPRASSIAFLGEKILKEGKGLSHFDLKPNYVRLSDAEMKWKEKHGKIK
- a CDS encoding NADP-dependent malic enzyme, encoding MEKLSKESLEAHKKLKGKIEIKSKIKLNNIHDLSIAYTPGVAEPCRQIFRNREKIYDLTSKWNTIAIVTDGSAVLGLGNIGADASLPVMEGKAVLFKQFGGVDAFPICINSQDTDEIVKTVRLISPAFGGINLEDISAPRCFIIEEKLKRELDIPVFHDDQHGTAVVVYAALLNALKLVSRQIDKIKVVILGAGAAGIAISKLLTNAGCRNILICDRAGIIHKNREGNMNFAKKEISKITNPENLSGTLADATVGADVFIGVSGPELVTGEMISKMNKEAVVFAMSNPVPEIAPEEAKRAGARIIGTGRSDLPNQINNVLAFPGIFRGALDVRASDINEDMKIAAAEALSSLISNKELHDDYIIVNPFDKRIKSAVSKAVAKAARASGVARK
- the alr gene encoding alanine racemase; translation: MKYRTIAQINLKAIGHNIARIRKIVGKDRKILAAVKANAYGHGDAEAAKTAAEYGVSYLGVANIEEAIHLRRADINIPILILGCSFKYEIGDILSYNISPTIADMDFAEALNRKATEFPNKVAVHVKIDTGMGRIGSCFEHAVDFVKELAKLENLFLEGIFTHFPSSDEADKSFSLLQIKRFKDILDKLETSGVSIPIKHMANSGAILSKNIHDSFFDMVRPGLMLYGAYPSPYVSNDIKLEPALTLKTRVVFIKDVKQGSTISYGRTHITKSKARLAAIPIGYGDGYSRLLSNKGEVLIKGKRAPIVGRVCMDQSIVDVSKIPEVCVGDEVVLIGKQGRGQISAEEIAEKIGTIPNEVFCMISKRVPRVYINKESKDKP
- a CDS encoding PIG-L family deacetylase, giving the protein MKKCVMAFGAHSDDIEIQCGGTLLKFKSKGYELIYVVVTTNDMGFSHGYKENIEVRRKEAEKGAKFLGAMPLFLNFKKFDIANDKNKIVSFIEDSNIFNKWKKLPGREPISVAFFIPECVIEVANLIAKYEPEIVLTHSPDDIHPDHHSTSVLVYRAFKEASEKMKLGSLYLWGPGSWGFITEFNPDIFIDISNYIDKKNEAISQHASQAVEWIKTYFGERTARWGKKIGVKHAEGFYKVKDILTKDKISYINTLERRFLEYKKRN
- a CDS encoding DapH/DapD/GlmU-related protein; this translates as MNFGKYDKEYYFDLSDTNLEPLFEDIKYVWEIFPKIKEWIAKNLVSEIKGHVQSNAFIGKDVFVGNGTVVESGAYIKGPAIIGENAVIRHGAYLRENCIIEDNCIIGHASEIKNSIMLNGSAVSHFGYVGDTILGNGVNLAAGCKLSNNKNDSEEITVTIDGEKYFTGLKHFGAIIGDNTKIGCNAVTNPGTLIGKNCTIYPCSSIKGMLESNTIVKLRQEIEVVKKRENFAKN
- a CDS encoding glycosyltransferase — encoded protein: MRKIRILRIVSNLGVGGVQKRMVSLLPKLNKERHEIIVCSFKSGELQHCLEQSGIPVRIVPRRFKFDPVCIYRLCSIMKKENIDIVHTHCHKPNTTGRIAAKLAGVPVIIANEHNVDSWKSNWQLILDRWLAAYSDKIIAVSEAVKSFYVENANISTDKFEVIYNGVDLDFWQSNIPTKEMIFKKKTELGLLQGDKVIVTIGRLHPQKGHEYLLRAARTIIPRMRNLKFLIVGDGPMKDSLESVSERLGIKENVAFTGKRDDVKDILYLSDISVVSSIREGFSNVVLESMACIKPVVATDVGGNKEIIIDGENGFIVPSRDEDVLADRILTLAGNEELTKKMGLAAKETVKSFSLSRMIHKTEKLYEELMDKKI
- a CDS encoding lysophospholipid acyltransferase family protein — its product is MRHTRQYLGGVTVAVCVRYLPRSLMLFLGNILGDFTFYILRIRRKQVFKNLRFAFGNQKSNIELKKIAREIYKNLGKTLLEFLQLPRMNGTRIRRIVDTSELCKIDHILKKGKGAILLGAHFGNWELLGAAFGLLGYPVNVIGRLSDNRRIGNAIDRYRRLVGMKVIQKNDPIRKVFRSLSNNELVAILMDQNTRKDMIFVDFFGRPAATAKGIAVFALRTGAPVVPAFIVRERKHHRILIGNPIYAHSSESADSDIQKYTAQFSKVIESYIRQYPDQWFWLHNRWKTQPKK
- a CDS encoding alpha/beta hydrolase, with product MWAKVIKYVIGTLIVICFLHLYFRYFEWKNIYYATRGISRTPESIGLKFEDIFFETDDHVKLNGWYVPCEGAISTLLFCHGNAGNISDRLDSIYIFHNLGLNVLIFDYRGYGKSRGFSTEKGTYLDAMAAYKWLISKKKPDENKIVIFGRSLGGSIAIDLAAKINKGLLISESAFTSIIDIGKELYPFLPIKYCASIKYDSIQKIKNIKIPKLIIHSEEDEIIPFPHGEKLFKTALFPKQFYKMSGEHNDGFIIMGKEYEEAIKNFIKKNLK
- the gap gene encoding type I glyceraldehyde-3-phosphate dehydrogenase, which codes for MATKVGINGFGRIGRLVLKAGLGSNNLEFVAVNDLTDAKTLAHLFKYDSTFGIFNGTVEAKDDAIVINGKEIKVIAQKDPSQLPWKALGVEIVVESTGRFRDKAQASAHIQAGAKKVIISAPATNEDITIVLGVNENKYDPSSHHIISNASCTTNCLAPVAKVLMDNFGITKGLMTTIHSYTSDQVLLDFPHKDLRRARSAAVSMIPTTTGAAKAVALVIPELKGKVDGMAIRVPTQNVSLVDLVANTEKKTSAEEVNAALKNAAENGLSKYLEYCDEPLVSKDFNGNSKSSIVDALCTKVIESNMVKVLAWYDNEWGYSNRVVDLAEYIISRQ